The genomic segment CCCACATCCTGACCAGAGCGATCGTTCATATTTGAATCCACTAGAGAAATCTTACCATTTGAAAATTTCTGGGCAAATCACTCTCGGAACAGTCAGAATCGCCGGcttatttcttctctttctacCGTTGGATCCATCTGAATTTTGGATATGTGATGCGTATGGTCGTATTACACATTCGGAACGGTGGAGATGATATGAAACTCTTCCAACAAAGAGTTATGCACGCTCAACAGTGGTTCATCAATCTCAGGTCAGTTTTGATCTAACTCCGATCTAGGGAGATCCAACCGTTAACTTGAGCTGATATTTGGATATATTCTGCATAAGATGTGTTTTTACCTGTTCACCGTTGCGATTTGTTATTTGTTGAATTGTTGGTGAGTAATTGCTGTTTGAAGATCTGCCCAGAATCTGTCATGGCTTCCAATCCGAAACTTCAAACCCTCAAAGCTAACAGCACCCACTCAATAACTAAACAACCTACAAACCATCATCAAAACATCCAAAATACAGCCTCCTCAACTCAGGTTAGGTTTCTAAAATCCCACAAatcaacaaacaatcaaaaatCCCTTTCCAATAGCCACCTCCACCTTGAACCAGAACAACAACCACCCCCTAAACACATTCACAATATTTCTAGCCCAAAAACCCAGAATAACCACTCTTTTAACATTTTAGTGCCACAAATTTACTTTGAAGGTTTCCCAATATGGGCTGATTACCATCGCATAAAGGCTTCTTTTAACAAGTTTGGCTCTGTGCTCAAACTCTATGTATCCAGGCGTGTCAACAAATCAGGGAGTCTTTTTGGTTTTGTAACAATAGCATCAAACTTTTCTGATAAAGTTTTGCTAGAGAGTGTGAATGACATTTGGTTTGAATATCACAGACTAAAGGCCAATTTCGCCAGACACTATAAAAAGATTCCAAGAGAGAACAGAGCTCCTGACAgatcaaaatccaaaacaacTATAAGAGTGCCTATTAGTGAAAGAGACGAAAGAAGTTATAAAGAGGTACTCAGTGAAGGAAAAGTGGAACAAATACTTTTGTCTGTGGCTTCTGGACCAAATGATTACTTTGAAAAACTCTCCATTGATATTGAAGAAGAGGATTATGCTTGGCTAAAGAGATGTATTctgggaaaaataaaaaaaggatccaaTTACTCTTCTATACGTTTTGGACTGATCCAACATGATATAGATTTTGTTGGACTGCGCTTTCTTGGGGCATCTCAGGTCCTTGTGATTTTTGATAATAGAGACATATTAATGGAATCATGGAGGAAGAATAATAAATGTTGGGATGTATTTTTTGAGGAAGCTCGCCCCTGGGTTGAGACTGACACAACTTTGAATCGGATGACCTGGATAACAATAACAAATCTACCCATTATAGGGTGGAATTGCAGATGCCTCACAAAGATTTTAGAAAGATCTGGTCAGATGATAGGTTATGATAAAACTACTCTCAAGCATTTTGAACTATCACAGTTACGGATCCTCATTGGTACACAACTGGATAAGGTGAATAAGGTGATTGCTTTGCAACTCAATAATCAAACATATCAGGACTCAATAATCAAACATATCAGGTTCAGATAGAGGAGATGGACCAGTTACATTACCCAATTGCTGGCTCTATTTCATACACCATGGATGACTTTCAGACATCCCTAGAGCAAGGGGATGAGGATGATGAGGAAGACTCGGTTGATGTGGGTGATGGCGTAGACACAGATGAGGACAGAGCAGGTGTGGCTCCATCAGTCACTAGGACTCTTGAGGGCGGCAACAGCGGGTGGGAATATTCAGATCTGGCACAGGATGGAGACAAGCTACCAACTTCTGACGACAACTCTCTTATCATATTTAATGCTCTTCATCTGGATGTGGTGCAAGATCAACATGTTGCCTCATCTTTAGAGAGATTTCCAGAAATTATGGCATacaatctttctttttctgacAGCAGCTATATAAAAAGCAGTCCCATTCCCAATGCTCTTACCGTATATACGGGACAGGGCACTCCTATTTTGAGAGAAGATGTTAGAAACCCTGCAGTTGCCTTGGACCTTGACTCCCTTATATTGGCCCAGATTGAAAGCCCAGTTTATGGCAGTAGATCTCAAAGCCCATCTGACGTTCTCTCTATTTCATTTGGATCAAACAATGATTTAACCCTTCAATCAACATACAATCCTCAAGCCATAGTAATTCTGGAACCGCAACATATGAATCACCCAGTTATTTTGCACTCTGATGCAAACACAAAAGAGAGTGCAATTGCTCTATCTGCAAAAACAAGAAGGAAGTTGCGACGTACAAAGATGATTACAGCTGATGGAAGTTTGAATGAAACAGTTAAAACGAGTGAGATGGATTCTGAGGACTCAACAATACAGAGGTGTAACAGGAGGGATTTGCTAGCTTATGACGAAAACAATAAACCTTCTGAGGGCGATGAGGTTTGTTTAATGCTGGAAATAGGAGAGGTTTTGCAGATTGAAAAACCTCACAATTTAGATGACTTCATATCCTATATAAATCAGCAAAGGCGTAAGGAGAAGGCTGATTGGGAAGCATCCCAGTGAGCAGATGTTCCTCTTTGTTCTGTAAGGATTTTAAATCTCTTTTCTTATGCAGATTCTTTCATGGAATTCTTGTGGTTTGGGGTTAGCTAGAAAGAAGAGGACAGTTTCAAAGTTAATCAGGGATTTTGATAtagaggtttgttttttatttgaaactaaGTTACAAAGTTACTCAGATAGATTGGTTTTTCAATTATGGAGCGTCAGTAATGTTTCTTGGTTTGGTAATGAGGCTGAAGGTACTAAAGGGGGCATTCTGGCTATGTGGGATAACTCTAAGTTTGCGGTATCATCAGTGGAGTATGGTCATGGTTGGATCGGGTTATTTGGGCAAAATGTCTTGACAGGCTTCTCAGGGGCGGTGGTAGGTGTTTATGCCCCTTGCAATCAAGCTGACAGACTTCTTCTTTGGAAGGACCTTTGTATTCTGAAGGCTGCTTTTGAGTGTCCTTGGTTTTTAGCAGGTGACTTCAATGAAACTATGTTGCGAAGTGACAGAAGCAGTGGCTTCATTAACAAGGTGGGTTCAACGGCTTTTAGACATTTTATTGATGATTGCAACCTAATCGAGTACAACATGTCAGAGGGTTTGTACACCTGGTTTCGCGGGGGATCCATGAGTAAACTAGACCGTATTTTTTCTAGTCCTTGTTGTCATTTGCAATTCCCCCTTTTGTCTCTTAGACGGCTTCCAAGAGGGTTCTCTGATCATTGCCCTTTAATCCTAGGGGTTTCACCTGCAGAAAAAGGTTGGATTCCTTTCAAATTCATGGATTGTTGGCTCCATCatccaaattttaaagatatcgTAAAGGGTATATGGGATGAAGCTTGCAATGAATTTTCAGGTCAGTTCAAGCTCATTAAGAAGCTCAGCTTTATGGCAACTCGGCTCAGACAGTGGAACAGGGTTGGTTTTGGGCATCAGGAGACTGCTTTGTCATTGATCCAAAGCAATATTTCAGCTATAGAAAAGAAATCAGAATATGGGCAATTATCTACTGTAGAGCAGAACTCGCTTGATTCATTTATCAAGAAACGGTGGCAATGTATCTTGCATATAGAAAGCATGTGGCGTCAAAAGTCTCGCCAAATTTGGTGTCGCCTGGGCGATCGCAACACGCGTTTCTTCCATCTAGTTGCTAACTTCAGGAAGGCTAAAAACCATCTCAAGAAAGTGGTTCATAATGGTTCTGTTGTTGAAGGTTTACCGGTCATAAAAGATGCGGCAGTTAACTTCTTCTCCAACTTATTCAGAAGTCCTGATAGATTCCGAATTGGTTTAGGGCCTGTTGGTTTTAAAACACTCTCGGCTTCTTCTTCAGCTAACTTGGAGCGAGATATCACTTTGGAAGAATTAAAGCAGAGTGTTTGGGATTGTGATGGGAGCAAGAGTCCGGGTCCAgatggtttcaatttcaaattctacAGGCTTGCTTGGAATTTTATTGCAGATGATCTGTTAGATCTGGCCAAGAATTTCTTCAAAACAGGTAGGCTTCCAAAAGGAGTCAATCATGCTTATGTTCATCTAATTCCGAAGATAGCTTCCCCAGTTGGCTTCAAAGATTTCAGGCCTCTTAGTTTGATTCATGGCATTTACAAGATAATGGCAAAGGTTCTTTCTAGCCGTCTGAAAGCAGTTATGCATGACCTTATTAGTGAGAATCAAACAGCTTTCTTGGCAGGGAGGCAAATAATTGATGGGTTTTTGGTTGCCAATGAAGCAGTTCATTCCTTGAAAAGACACAGAGTGCCGAGCCTTATCTTTAAGGTGGATTTTCACAAAGCTTTCGATAGTGTGCAGTGGGATTATTTAGAGCAGGTTATGAGGCATATGGGTTTTGGTGAAAAATGGATTAATTGGATCAACACTTGCATCTCCACTGCAAAATTATCAGTGCTGATTAATGGATCTCCTTCTAAGGAATTCCTGATGGGTCGTGGGATTCGCCAAGGTGACCCCCTTTCTCCATTCCTTTTTCTAATAGCAGCAGAGGGATTATCTGTTTTGTTTCAAAGAGCAGCTTCAAATGATCTTTTCAAAGGTATCCCTTTTGGAGACAGCTTTTGCCTCAGTCAACTACAATATGCAGACGACACTTTGATCTTCATGCCTGCTAATCTTCATATGGTCAAAACAGTTAAAAGGATCCTGTTGTGGTTTGCTATTTGTTCAGGTTTGCACATTAACTTCCATAAAAGCTCTTTAATTGGCATAAATGTTGGGGAAGATACTTGTGCTAGTATGGCACATTCAGTCTTTTGCAGATTTGATTTCTTGCCTTGCTCTTATCTAGGCATGCCTTTAGGATCCAATCCTAAAAGATTGTCTACATGGAAGCCTATTATTGAGAATTTCAGACGAAAGTTGAGCATGTGGAGAGGTCGTATGCTTAGTATGGCAGGACGTATCTGCTTAATCAAAAGTGTCTTGAATTCATTGTCAGTATATTAtatgtcttcttttcttatgcCCAAAGGTGTCTGCAATATACTAACATCTATTCAACAAAGATTCTTGTGGTCTGGAGTGgcgaagcaaaagaaaatctgCAAGGTGCAGTGGCGTATTGTTGTGAAAGCTAGAAAAGAAGGAGGCCTCGGGTTGGGTTctttaatgtcaaaaaatatatccatgCTTTTCAAATGTATATGGAGGCTAAGCTTACCAGAACAAGCCTTATGGAAACAGGTAATAACCCATCTTTACTCCCCAACTTTCGAGAATGGAATCCCAAAATTGCATGGTCATATTTCCCCATTTTGGAAAGACGTTTTGTCAATCTTGGATCCAAATAGTGTCATCGGCTTATTATTGcgtaaaaacattaatttcaagattGGAGATGGATCCTCCATCCTTTTCTGGGCTGACGTGTGGATAGGATCAAATGCTTTACGTAGCATTTTCCCTAAGCTTTACCAAATTTCTACTTTTCAGAATGGTTTGATTAATGAGATGGGTCAATGGGTGAATGATCAATGGCGATGGAATCTGGTTTGGCGTAGGAAGCTCTTATCTTATGAAGAGcaacaatatcatcatttgCTCTCAATGCTGGAGCCAACGATAATTCGTCAAGGAAAAGATGACAAACTTATATGGCCATGCAATTCTGATGGCAGTTTCTCAATTAAATCGTGTTGCACCCTAATTGACAATACCTTCTCTGCGACTGATAGAGTCTTCGAAGCCAATGTTTGGATTAAAGGGGCTCCTCCGAAAGTTCAGGTGTTTCTCTGGTTGGCAGTACAGGACAAAGTTAGTACAAGAGCTTTTCTCCATCAACGGACTGTTTTGTCTGCCACACCTGCTTCATCTGTCTTTTGCAGCTCAAATTTGGAAACCTCAGAGCATCTTTTTATACATTGTAACTTTTCTAGGAGTGTTTGGATgaaagttttggattggtggggTATCCAATGTTGTTTACCGAGAACAATTGACTTGCTTCTTCTGCAGTGGCCCGAAATGGTTCATAGCAAATTCCAAAGATCAGCTTGGAGATTAATTTCAAGTAGTACTATTTGGGGTATATGGTTGCTgaggaacaaaattgtttttgaggagggaactataaacttgtttgattgcttctccaccatccttcatcgggttgctatttggttgcatactcaagattcaaactttaattatacaggaaatgacctcttaagatcttctgatggcatcaaattatggtgtaataagaaatcttaggtagtcttcttgttgtttgttgtagtagatcagttttttttcttttttcttttttcttttttatatcgcTTGTATTTCTCTTTGACTATTCGCTTTATGGCCTTCTCAATATACTCTCgatgattatcaaaaaaaaaaaaaaaggcaatctgagttattttactgtaaaattaaaattaaaaagtcaaaAGTTTTGTTAATCATTTTACtgtgtaaataataaaatgactgtTATAACCTTGTTTCGTTGGCAAATTATGTTGTGTTAATAGTAGCAAAATCATCGTTTCACAGTTGTAATTACTCTATGTGAGAATAATAAATCTACAGTAAAAGTTAGATAAAACACTCTTTTTATTgtgcataaaattaattaatttggtcaaaatatCTTTTGGGATCATGTGACTTCCAGAATTGCATTACTTTCCCGATGGAGACCATCTTTAGCCCTTGTTTAATTTACTGTTCcatttttctcatacaaatcGTCTAAATTAAACTTCAAGCTTCTATCTTGTATTTCTTCCccatatcaaaatcaagataaaagatTAAGTAGTAAATTTGATATTGACATCACATGGAAGTAGATAACTACAACTAATTATGGAATATTTGCTCAAGAATAATAGGGACTTGATTCTTAATgtatatagttttaaatttcattttgtaatttttttataataatcaagaTATTATTGATGGAATCAATTTACCATTAAAACTATGGAATTTAACTtgcattatatataaaaaatctcattttaaaaaaaatgtttaaatttttataattctatataaaaatagGTCACTTATTAATTCACTAGTAATATACTAagaatcatgaaataaatactCTAAAAAGGGCAGCtttgacttgaaattttatatgCTCGTACATAAACGTACTAAACGATATACACCTTGCAAAGCAATGTAAGCacaatataaactttaaataaatcaagaatgaTGGATATATATGGGATTTACATACATTATgatatcatataaaaagaataaataatccCTATCGAAATCCTTATCATCATGCATTTCCAGCAATTAATTAATAGCTCTACCTTCTGCTCATTCGATCCAGTACGTATTGGCTCTATATTTCTATGCATAACTACACATTCCATACACACATGCATTCCCTTTCTTGCACTTGTTGTTGCAACCCCCACAATGCTTCTTGTTAGACATTGGCTTCACACAATCACCTTTGCAGCATATCTCAGTGTACTTGCACTTCTTACCACACATTCCACAGTTAAGCCTGTCTGTCAGCACATTCACACACTTCTTCTTGCAGCAATCCGGCCCGGGGCTGCCCTTGGCACGACAAACCCTAGGGTACTTATTGCATGTCATGGCAGCCCGAGTTTTCTGAGCTAGAAACCGGTTTGCCCCTCGCAAAGAAGATGTTGTTTCTTGGGTACCAAGCCAGGGAAGATCAGTATTTTCATCCTCGTTTGTGGAATCATCATCATTTTCGATGGCCACGAACGAGTCTTCTTCAGTTGTAGCAGATAGAGTATAAGCTAAGGCCATGAGCATAGCTAGCAACAAGAATATCGTAAGAGACTTCATGTTGTTTGTATAAATTAGtaagaaagaaaagtaaaagagTTGCGAGATTGAGGAGACTCAACTAGTGAAAATATGAACGCTTAGGGTGGAGAAGAAAAGAGGGCTCAAAGAGGTATTTATAGAGACGAAGGATGCAAGATTATGGGCGATCAACAAGTTGAACTTGGAGGGAATTGCATGGTTTCATATTATAATCTGTGTGCAGCTACTAGATATTAGTGGAGTGGTCCAATTCAATATATACACGGCCttataatcaaaatcaattaaaccatGTTACGCTttgaaaaaattagttaattaggtaaagtttggaagaaaaaacacaaaaatagacAACTAAggtgtagttttttctttagcGGCCGCAGGATCACAGTTAACTACAATGTTAGCATCTAATCAATTTATGCAAGAGCTGTGATGACATCGGCTTCAcatggaaagaaaaggaggcaAGGATGTCCGTTCATGTCGTGTGATCAACTCCATAAGCAAATTTGATCTAAACATCTCTTTCCCACTAATTAATTACCAGGTGGAGGAGATGGCAAAAACAAAAGTATAAGAGCATGAACCGAAATCTTCAAGGTTAAAAGACTGTATTTACAAACGATGATAAATATTCCTCCATCAGTACAGCTATACCCCATAGTTAAGAGTACAGGacatgaaaagatgggcaacaTTGGATTTTAGCAGATGACAAAAGAAAAGACAGATATGTTTCCCAACAAAAATTTGACCCTAGCGAAGGTGCCTTGCTAAATCAAAGCTTGGCCCCCTTGAAACCACTTaatacacaattaaaaaaaaaaaaaaaaagggggcagAGGATGGgttttcaatataaaaacatgataatatttattttttaaaattatttttatttaaaaatatattaaaaaaacattttttaaaaaaatatttttaatatcaatacattaaaataataattaattttttttaaaatcaaattattagaaaacacaatttcATTCGATTTCCTAAACACATAATAAAAGTCaatttatttgtatattttaaaagttttttaaaaaagttttattttattttattttttctttattttaaattaattttattcatgttttaatattattttaatatgctgatatcaaaaataaattttaaaaaataatataatataatttaaaataaaaaaatatttttaaaaacgactattaatcaaaataactcTGTAAAGTGTAaactttcaaaatattaaactgGGGGGAGGTTGGATCAAAACCTGGACACGCCAGCAGAAAGGAAGATTTATTActataataaatattgaagagGCTTGTCCAAGCTGACCAAATAATTAGATAGAAGTTTTTCAAAGCAAAGCAATGAGGGCATATCACACCAAACCAAAGTACATAAACATACTTAGGTCACCCTCGTAAAGTCTGGCTCATTAATTAAACAGAACCAAAGAGTCATAGATTGCGGCAACCCATCAGAAGGGCTGATGTGGTGCTTTCGTCAACAAACTAGAATAATACTAAGTGAATCATTCCTTTCTCCTACTAAACTATATCATTCCTACAATTCATACTAAGGGTTACTACTTagtcactctctctctctctttctctacctctcaaatttataatttatagctTATTTAGTATCATAATAACAATAGAAATAGAtagtgatatttattttttatttaaaaatatattgaaataatattttttttatattttaaaatttatttttaatttcaatacattaaaacgatttaaaaactaaaatattaatttaaaataaaaaattaattttttaaaattttttaaaatataaattaaaataaacatattctGACAAATTCAACTCTTTTTCATTCATCTAATTAACGTGTTTGGCACAAGTTTCATCGTTCCATGTTCTCAAGCAAGTACTTCGTCTTTGACAAACCGTTACAAAAGCACTGTCTCACTTGACCTTGacaatatatattgattttattaaattaattagcttcatatatattatttttattatttttatggatatccgggccagcttgcgtgcaccttgactaatcccacgggccctgaagttaacaaccatgtaagtctctagtggcTATTATATGAGCAATCACAGGGTTCGAacttgaaatctaaaaaaaataaaccttttaaTTCTAAACTTTTAACACTAGACCACCatctaaattattattagcTTCACATTTTAAACATTAGACTACGTACGTTCCCAGGATGTCCAATATATATGTTCACCATTTTGGTCGCCACACTTTATGCTTACGTATTTACCTGTGTACTTACGTATACTGCATGTAGGCTTATTTCTAAACTTCTGTtttgaaaattctttttttccaaaattaagaAAGGTAACTTCAAGATTAAGAGCACGAATGAATCATGAAATTTCGATTTGAGAGTGGGTTAAAAAGTACTttcaaaatagatattttaaattcaattagtcagatttacaaaaacaactataaatatttttaattaaaaaaattaaaaattaaattacaaatataaaagcGGGCATTGGAATAAGATAACCTTTTCCTATGGATCACATTATTTGCTACAGTGTAATTATTAGGGATAAgatcatagtttttttcatggaacacgtttgttattatcatattaatcaAGAGCAAATATAAGTCCTAATTAGAACATTTTAGATGTACATTGAAATAACtcaattatatttaaagatatttaaaaaaaacaaaatcgagGTCCAGgggtttttaaattttcataccCTTCTCTAGCATAGTAAAATGACTACATtgctttaaaaagcaaaaacattaaaattgtcGTCAAAGGATTTTCTTATatctctatcattttttttatataattaatttgaaaaatgagCAAATTAATCtcttaataaatatagaaaatatatataaaaaatagctaACACGTACAACAAATGCGCCATTAAGTGGACACCACTTGCACCATTTAGGCAGTGTGTTTTATCTtccagcaataaaaaaaaaacaaccaccatATCCTCTAAAGCATTAATGGTTGCGCCATCGATGAGGTGATGCATATGACGTGATTCGTGGCGGTTTGGCCATAATGGAATTTGTTTTCCtccttccctttcttttttctcacatCTCCTCGGGATTTGCATTGGTAAAGCAAAAACTCAAAGTTatcctttttttgttgttctttcaATTGTAgccatcattcttttgattggtctttatttattttgaatcttttttttattgtttttttataatttcatttcttaTCATTTAGCTATAttcaattttatatcaaatatgattctcattcttttaattactatttttttaatatccttttcttaattgaattttttttcttcaatttaatccccatcattttatttcattttatttttaagtcaaatttcatccttatatttttatttttattttttctttggatttttttataataactctggatcttttttttaaattgattttttttattttgtcctttaacattgaattgGTTGATAATATTTTGGTTTTGTGTGATTTTTCTCAGTGCATTGATCTTGATCTTATGACCTAGGTCACGAATATTAAATGTTAGCATGGGTTGacattagtcttttttttttacaacaatctttgtttttaattttatttttcaatattagatttattaaggattgaacttctttattttttcgatGTGCTTTCTATGAGGATAATCCAACATCACGACCTACGATAAATTTATCATGCTAACTTAGATTGACTCAAgccttttatattattttattttattttatttgtgatatatttggtcctcattcatttcaatgattttttttgcttttttccatttttaaaattaatttttttattttatttttcaacaatttgaTTGTTGAGAATtgggcttcataatttttttttcaattcggtCATTTTGTTATGTTAACCTGGATCAAGGTATCCAATATTAACTCGAATTGAGAtcgatcttttatttttatcttttttacaccgattttatttttcaatttcatctttcaacattgattttttgaaaattgaacctttttatttctttttatttgttttctataaggaTGGCCCAACATCATTACTCGAGTTGGGAGTTTGTCATGTTAACTCGAATTgactcaattatattttttttgctattttgttattttttcttttgatattgagtttttttttaattcaattttttaattttttttctttttggtaattttttttcctgcaagTATCACCTTATctttggatttaataaatttgttatcgttgtttttttcattagatattaaattaaaccattttattggataaaaaatgatttatgacTTGTGTAGCAAAAAACTTTTCATGCTTTAAAATATGCacatcgtgtttttttttttttaatataaacacaatAACAATGTGGGTCCATGATATGCTTTTAGCCCCAGCGggtttgaatgaaaaaaagttCACCTGAGCCGTACGTGAAGAAAATTTTATGAacctttatataaatatatatatacacttagATTTGATGCCCGCACTTCGCAGGGGTAATCTTTGGAGACGTTGATATCTTCAATTGTGAGACGTTGATATCTTCAGTTAAGTTTCTTCCTGAGCCAACTGAGTCCATGTTCAAATGCAGGATTGAGTTCAATGACAGCGAACTTCTTTCAAACTTTTCGTGCAGTTGATGATGAAATGGAACTACTTTCGTTTTTGCAGAAAGTGCTTCTTTGCAAGCTGTACTGCTGTATATTTCCATGGTCTGCTTCAGCTTAAGCCTTCATCTTCTCATCTCAACTTCTAAGCAGACCTACACTTAATTACAATCCAGAActgatatctattttttcacAATGTTCAAGCTGAAATCACCTACTGGTAGTATTGGTTGAAGAACACTTTGCACTTACTGCATTTAAATTGCTCATAGATTAAAACTATAGAAATCAGCCATATGAACTGAATCGAGAGTATCAAGGCGACTATATCCAAAAAACCGGTGTGTTGCTGCCTTCCAATCTAACACCCAAACTgtgaagagggaaaaaaaagaagtcatcaACCATAAATAACATTCAAGCAAAAGTATTGATATTGAATTCCTAGCTCTAGCAATACCCATGCTTATGGTATtcactcttttatttttgactGAGTAACAGAAGCCATTGTTATATTCCCACAGTAGCAGGTGGGAAATTTTCCTTCGACCATGCTTCAAACAATCTCGTTAAGTATAAACTATAAAGAGTTTGAAACCCTTAAATTATTTAACACGACAGGGATGAAGAAATTCCTACacaaaaatctatataaacaCGAACCATCTCCTGAATTTAAACAAACATTGTAGGGAAAACACAGCAAACAATGCCTCAATTTGGGCATAAACATATGGGAGGGGAAAAAAgaaggcaaaataaaaaaaatacagaagcgAATCTGCCTAAAGAGATCCAACTTCAACAAAGAAACCTAACCAACATCTCAAAAGGAAGAATGGAAGCTGTTAAAGATATAATAaactggaaaaaagaaaaaggaaaaaagaatggAAGCTGTCATCAATCTTTCATAAAAAGAGCAAACCACAAAGACAGATTAAGCAAgaccaaagagaaaaaaattggaaacaGAACC from the Populus nigra chromosome 9, ddPopNigr1.1, whole genome shotgun sequence genome contains:
- the LOC133703577 gene encoding stigma-specific STIG1-like protein 1, coding for MKSLTIFLLLAMLMALAYTLSATTEEDSFVAIENDDDSTNEDENTDLPWLGTQETTSSLRGANRFLAQKTRAAMTCNKYPRVCRAKGSPGPDCCKKKCVNVLTDRLNCGMCGKKCKYTEICCKGDCVKPMSNKKHCGGCNNKCKKGNACVYGMCSYA